The following coding sequences lie in one Peribacillus frigoritolerans genomic window:
- a CDS encoding PTS sugar transporter subunit IIB, translating into MERIILACSAGMSTSLVVSKMKKAASKRGVEYNIYAIPESSIGEELTKSSDHVLAILLGPQVKFMKKAAEKTAAPYGIPVDVIDPQSYGTADGDKILDLALQMAAKNDDK; encoded by the coding sequence ATGGAAAGAATTATTTTAGCCTGTTCTGCTGGAATGTCAACATCGTTGGTTGTTTCAAAAATGAAAAAAGCTGCAAGCAAAAGAGGTGTTGAATATAATATTTATGCCATTCCTGAATCTTCAATTGGTGAGGAACTTACAAAGTCAAGTGATCATGTACTCGCTATTCTTTTAGGACCTCAAGTGAAATTCATGAAAAAAGCAGCTGAAAAAACAGCTGCACCGTATGGGATTCCTGTGGATGTCATTGATCCACAATCGTATGGAACGGCGGATGGAGATAAAATTCTAGATCTTGCTTTACAAATGGCTGCAAAAAATGATGATAAATGA
- a CDS encoding glycoside hydrolase family 1 protein: protein MTVETMEVEVPENFILGAAASAWQTEGWSGKKESQDSYLDLWYKNDKNVWHNGFGPAIATDFFNRYKEDIAHMKEIGLTHFRTSINWSRFLIDYENAVIDEEYASYVDNVIDELIQNGVEPMICLEHYEVPASLFETYGGWESKHVVELFVKYAKKVFSRYGAKVKHWFTFNEPIVIQTRVYLDALRYPYEQNTKKWMQWNFNKALATAKVVQSFKEHDYGQKYESKIGVILNPEVTYARSSAENDREAARIYDLFFNRVFLDPSIKGEYPQELFTLMDKHKITFEHTSDELQIIKENTVDYVGLNLYYPHRIQARTAGWNECTPFHPSYYYEMFNLPGKKMNPFRGWEIYPKIMYDMAKRMQEEYGNIEWFIAENGMGVENEYTFKDNQQIIQDDYRIEFIGEHLKWLIKAVDEGANCKGYMLWAFTDNVSPMNAFKNRYGLVEINLDDNRNRTLKKSAYWYKDVIQNRVIVVKDDTVVK, encoded by the coding sequence ATGACTGTAGAAACAATGGAAGTAGAAGTACCAGAGAATTTTATCCTAGGGGCAGCTGCGTCAGCATGGCAAACTGAGGGATGGTCCGGTAAGAAAGAGTCTCAGGACTCTTATCTAGATCTTTGGTATAAAAACGACAAGAATGTTTGGCATAATGGGTTTGGTCCTGCAATTGCGACTGACTTCTTTAATCGATATAAAGAAGATATAGCGCACATGAAAGAGATCGGATTAACGCATTTTAGAACGTCTATTAATTGGTCGCGTTTTCTGATCGATTACGAAAACGCAGTAATAGATGAGGAATATGCGAGTTATGTAGACAACGTTATTGACGAGTTAATTCAAAATGGTGTGGAGCCAATGATTTGTCTCGAACACTATGAAGTACCGGCATCTTTATTTGAAACATATGGTGGGTGGGAATCCAAACATGTTGTGGAGCTTTTTGTAAAGTATGCAAAAAAGGTGTTCAGCCGATATGGGGCAAAGGTAAAACATTGGTTTACCTTTAATGAACCGATTGTTATACAGACAAGGGTCTATTTAGACGCTCTCCGGTATCCTTATGAACAAAACACGAAGAAATGGATGCAATGGAATTTTAATAAAGCTTTAGCAACCGCAAAGGTTGTCCAATCATTTAAGGAACATGATTATGGACAGAAATATGAATCGAAAATAGGTGTTATTCTTAACCCGGAAGTAACCTATGCCAGGTCATCTGCTGAGAATGATAGGGAGGCAGCAAGAATCTATGATTTATTTTTTAATCGTGTTTTCTTGGATCCATCCATTAAAGGCGAGTATCCTCAAGAGCTATTTACATTGATGGATAAACATAAGATCACCTTTGAACATACATCTGACGAGCTCCAAATCATTAAAGAAAACACGGTCGATTATGTTGGATTGAATCTCTATTATCCTCATCGGATACAAGCACGTACTGCCGGTTGGAATGAATGTACGCCATTTCATCCGAGTTATTATTATGAGATGTTCAATCTTCCTGGTAAAAAAATGAATCCGTTCAGGGGTTGGGAAATTTATCCGAAAATTATGTATGACATGGCAAAGAGAATGCAAGAGGAGTACGGCAATATAGAATGGTTTATTGCTGAAAATGGCATGGGTGTTGAAAATGAGTACACCTTTAAAGATAATCAGCAGATTATACAGGATGATTACCGGATTGAATTTATTGGAGAACATTTAAAATGGTTGATCAAAGCGGTTGATGAAGGAGCGAATTGCAAGGGATATATGCTCTGGGCATTCACTGATAATGTGTCACCCATGAATGCTTTCAAAAACCGGTATGGGCTGGTTGAAATTAATTTAGACGATAATCGAAACCGGACTCTGAAAAAATCGGCTTATTGGTACAAAGATGTAATCCAAAATCGTGTAATCGTAGTGAAAGACGATACGGTGGTTAAATAA
- a CDS encoding BglG family transcription antiterminator — MFSTREKKLLCYLMQAEKETTGLELAGHLHITSRTIRSMIKDLSAILKEHGAEIIARHRKGYQLHIHDHSAFRSFIKIVAFERVNKQWIPSDRSDRITFLIKRLLLSEDYIKLEMLADELYVSLSTVKNSLKEVRELLTKYELVVDSRPNYGLKVVGNELKMRFCIAEYVFNSAQKTTELVADPEMAAIRSIILKQTKKAGIQLSDIGLSNLVIHIAIACKRVLLHNYVSMLDEEIKNFEEQAEYLVSKQIVTDIEKSFNVTFPNSEVAYVTLHLLGTKMVSYTKASDALYPVNLISEEILTLTVNLIDKVENELQLGIHDDQELINGLGMHLKPAINRHYYGMNIRNPLLAEIKQKYPLAFDAGVVMSKALHDSLGVHINEDEIGYLALHIEAAMERKRLKPKTKRCVIVCATGVASSQLLYYKLKSAFESHLDIAGTMNLYELRNYPLESLDFIISTIPIYDDLSIPVVEVNTLLGNQDILHIEAYMVDHITLVLDYTDPELMYFQKDLQTREEVFDFFEAELTKLGRIPSGFKEAVIEREKMSPTCYGNLVAIPHPMRPLTKETFWSVLTLKKPIAWGDEMVQYICLLSVQKEYEDEMQKIYQFLVKVIETKALVDQLIKIERYDDFEQVIKRMVEYSPR; from the coding sequence ATGTTTTCTACTAGAGAGAAAAAATTACTGTGTTATCTTATGCAAGCAGAAAAGGAGACGACTGGTCTGGAATTGGCGGGCCACCTTCATATTACTTCAAGAACCATTCGTTCTATGATAAAAGACCTTTCGGCCATCCTTAAAGAGCATGGAGCGGAAATCATAGCCAGACATCGAAAAGGCTATCAGTTACACATACATGATCATTCAGCCTTCCGTAGCTTTATAAAGATTGTGGCTTTTGAACGAGTGAATAAACAGTGGATTCCAAGTGACCGAAGTGACCGAATTACTTTTCTCATCAAACGATTGCTCCTATCAGAGGATTACATAAAGCTAGAGATGTTGGCTGATGAACTTTATGTTAGTTTGTCAACTGTAAAAAATAGTTTAAAAGAGGTTCGAGAATTATTAACTAAATATGAGCTTGTAGTCGATAGTCGCCCCAATTATGGGTTAAAAGTTGTTGGAAATGAGTTGAAAATGCGTTTTTGTATCGCAGAATATGTATTTAATTCAGCGCAAAAGACTACGGAGTTGGTAGCTGATCCAGAAATGGCCGCCATACGTTCGATCATTTTGAAGCAAACCAAGAAAGCCGGAATTCAGCTTTCGGATATCGGCCTTTCCAATCTAGTGATCCATATCGCAATTGCCTGTAAGAGAGTGCTGCTTCACAACTATGTATCGATGTTGGATGAAGAAATAAAAAACTTTGAGGAACAAGCCGAATATCTTGTTTCGAAGCAAATTGTAACCGATATCGAAAAGTCATTCAACGTTACCTTTCCCAATTCAGAGGTTGCCTACGTCACACTCCACTTACTAGGAACAAAAATGGTTTCCTATACGAAAGCAAGTGATGCCTTGTATCCAGTTAACTTGATTAGCGAAGAAATCCTTACGCTCACAGTAAACCTGATTGATAAGGTTGAAAACGAACTGCAATTGGGCATTCACGACGATCAAGAGCTTATAAATGGACTTGGCATGCACCTCAAACCGGCAATAAATCGACATTATTATGGAATGAACATTCGAAATCCACTTTTAGCAGAAATTAAGCAAAAATATCCTCTTGCCTTCGATGCTGGAGTTGTGATGAGTAAGGCTCTTCATGATTCTTTGGGTGTTCATATAAATGAGGATGAAATTGGCTATTTAGCTCTTCATATTGAAGCGGCCATGGAGAGAAAACGTCTGAAACCTAAAACAAAACGGTGTGTCATTGTTTGTGCAACTGGTGTTGCAAGCTCTCAGCTTTTATATTATAAATTGAAGTCTGCCTTTGAGTCACACTTGGATATTGCTGGCACGATGAACTTATATGAATTAAGGAATTATCCACTAGAATCATTGGACTTCATCATAAGCACAATTCCGATTTATGATGACTTATCCATACCTGTTGTAGAGGTTAACACACTGCTCGGCAATCAGGACATCCTGCACATTGAAGCCTATATGGTGGATCATATAACGTTGGTTCTTGATTATACAGACCCAGAGCTCATGTATTTTCAAAAAGATCTGCAAACAAGAGAAGAAGTATTTGACTTTTTTGAAGCAGAACTTACTAAACTTGGAAGAATTCCTTCTGGTTTTAAAGAGGCAGTGATCGAGAGGGAAAAGATGTCACCAACGTGCTACGGTAATTTAGTTGCCATTCCCCATCCCATGCGCCCATTAACAAAGGAAACATTTTGGTCTGTTTTAACATTAAAGAAACCAATAGCGTGGGGAGATGAAATGGTTCAGTACATCTGTTTGTTGAGTGTACAGAAGGAATATGAAGATGAAATGCAAAAAATCTATCAATTTCTTGTTAAAGTGATTGAAACTAAAGCTTTGGTAGATCAGTTGATTAAGATCGAAAGATATGATGACTTTGAGCAGGTGATTAAAAGAATGGTAGAGTATAGTCCAAGATAA
- a CDS encoding PTS sugar transporter subunit IIC, whose protein sequence is MSFKEKANDVMGSAAYKINNQKYIMAIKKAFVVLMPVIITGAFAILVSSMIMSPETGLASFDFFSFLADYQPIMKAIQYATLNFLTIGAIFLIGLELGRINGNPSYFPGILALISFIAVIPTTLELVVNEQPQMVVDVLSRQFTDPKSLFLGMFIAIVSVEIFSKLESFDKLKIKMPESVPANVATSFSALFPSILTVTIIATIGFAFHQITGIYLHEAIYNIIQRPLESVVQGLPGILILMFVAQFFWVIGIHGNQMIKPIREPLLLAAITANMTAFQEGKEIPNVITMPFWDVYMSIGGSGVTLGLLAAIFIVSKREEMKSIAKLSFGPGIFNINEPVIFGLPIMLNPIMAIPFIITPLITGTIGYIATVTGFAAKAVVMVPWTTPPLINAYLSTAGSIGAVITQVICIVVSVLIYLPFVMMANAGVKEKRKKEEDEATTVNVSV, encoded by the coding sequence ATGAGTTTTAAAGAAAAGGCAAATGATGTCATGGGTTCTGCGGCTTATAAAATCAACAATCAAAAATATATTATGGCCATAAAAAAAGCGTTCGTCGTTCTAATGCCAGTGATAATTACAGGGGCATTTGCCATCTTGGTTTCCAGTATGATAATGAGCCCTGAAACAGGTTTAGCATCCTTTGACTTTTTTTCATTTCTAGCAGATTATCAGCCGATTATGAAAGCGATTCAATACGCGACACTAAACTTCCTTACGATAGGAGCTATCTTTTTAATTGGGTTGGAGCTTGGAAGAATAAACGGCAATCCTTCGTATTTCCCGGGAATCCTCGCCCTAATATCTTTCATAGCAGTCATCCCTACTACACTTGAATTAGTAGTGAATGAGCAGCCTCAAATGGTTGTTGATGTTCTCTCCAGGCAATTTACAGATCCAAAAAGTTTGTTTTTAGGAATGTTTATTGCCATTGTATCCGTAGAAATTTTTTCGAAATTAGAGTCGTTTGATAAATTGAAAATTAAAATGCCGGAGAGCGTTCCAGCAAATGTTGCCACATCGTTCTCAGCGCTGTTTCCATCGATTTTAACCGTAACCATCATTGCGACAATTGGTTTTGCGTTTCATCAAATAACAGGGATTTACTTGCATGAAGCAATTTATAATATTATTCAAAGACCACTTGAGAGTGTGGTTCAGGGATTACCGGGAATTCTAATTTTAATGTTTGTTGCCCAATTCTTCTGGGTGATTGGCATCCATGGAAATCAGATGATCAAACCAATAAGAGAACCTTTATTATTGGCAGCCATTACTGCAAACATGACCGCCTTCCAAGAAGGTAAAGAGATTCCGAATGTGATAACGATGCCTTTCTGGGACGTGTATATGAGTATAGGAGGTTCTGGGGTTACTCTCGGGTTATTGGCAGCTATCTTTATCGTATCTAAGCGTGAAGAAATGAAAAGTATCGCAAAACTATCATTTGGACCTGGCATTTTCAATATCAATGAGCCTGTTATCTTTGGGCTTCCGATCATGTTAAATCCGATAATGGCGATCCCATTTATCATCACGCCATTGATTACCGGAACGATTGGTTATATCGCTACCGTGACAGGGTTTGCTGCCAAGGCAGTTGTAATGGTTCCATGGACGACACCACCGCTTATCAATGCGTACTTATCTACGGCTGGAAGTATAGGAGCTGTCATTACACAAGTCATCTGTATCGTTGTATCTGTTTTGATCTATTTACCATTCGTGATGATGGCCAATGCAGGTGTTAAAGAAAAAAGAAAAAAAGAAGAAGATGAAGCCACAACTGTTAATGTCAGCGTATGA
- a CDS encoding ROK family protein: MLYGAIEAGGTKFVCAVGDEIGNVVKRIEIPTTVPEETIPEVVRFFSEYEPLAIGIGSFGPANIDPASPAYGNITTTPKPGWRDFPFLQTIKNECNVPVGFHTDVNAAALGEARFGAAAGLDSCLYITVGTGIGAGAVVGGRLLEGLSHPEMGHIMVRKHPEDSYEGKCPYHRDCLEGLASGPAIEGRWGKPAAQLADRQEVWELEAYYLAQAIAQYILILSPKKIILGGGVSKQQFVFQMIRNQVKEVLNGYVPLPELETEISDYIVKPGLGDDAGIIGSLLLADLAYQNEVKIRLT; encoded by the coding sequence ATGTTATATGGAGCGATTGAAGCAGGAGGAACGAAATTTGTTTGTGCAGTAGGTGATGAAATAGGAAATGTGGTGAAGCGGATCGAAATTCCGACGACTGTTCCTGAGGAAACCATACCGGAAGTCGTCCGTTTTTTTTCGGAATACGAGCCTTTAGCGATTGGAATCGGTTCATTCGGTCCGGCCAATATTGACCCTGCCAGTCCAGCATACGGGAATATAACGACTACACCAAAGCCAGGCTGGAGGGACTTTCCCTTTTTACAAACGATTAAAAATGAATGTAATGTTCCTGTCGGTTTTCATACAGATGTAAATGCAGCCGCATTAGGGGAAGCGAGGTTTGGAGCAGCCGCAGGACTGGATAGCTGTTTGTATATAACAGTAGGTACCGGAATTGGAGCCGGTGCAGTAGTTGGCGGGCGATTATTGGAAGGGCTCTCTCATCCGGAAATGGGTCATATCATGGTCCGAAAACACCCAGAAGATTCTTACGAAGGCAAATGCCCTTATCATCGGGATTGTTTGGAAGGACTTGCATCCGGCCCCGCCATTGAGGGGAGATGGGGAAAACCTGCTGCACAATTAGCGGACAGACAAGAAGTTTGGGAACTGGAAGCCTATTATTTAGCGCAGGCGATCGCTCAATATATATTAATTCTATCTCCAAAGAAAATTATCCTTGGTGGGGGAGTGAGTAAACAACAGTTTGTTTTCCAAATGATTAGAAATCAGGTGAAAGAAGTACTTAATGGGTATGTTCCACTCCCAGAACTTGAAACCGAAATATCCGATTATATTGTAAAGCCCGGCTTAGGGGACGACGCCGGAATTATTGGTTCACTTTTGCTCGCGGATCTTGCTTATCAAAACGAAGTAAAAATTCGACTAACATAG
- a CDS encoding GntR family transcriptional regulator, with product MNKYEKISIEIRKRIKQGFYRIDQPIPDEITLAKEFECSRMTMKRGLDILVEEGLLLRKRGHGTFIVQSPVNDEKVNVISEETLGLSNVLPNRKVSSTLIAFDVQFPEKEVADQLAISEDTPVYHIIRLRNVDNEPYVIEKTYMPVAIIPGITEKVLQASIYNYIHETLELKIGGAHRKIRADKPNELDQIHLGCLPDDPILEVAQVGYLNNGLPFEYSFSRHRYDKFVFTTVTIRK from the coding sequence ATGAATAAGTATGAAAAAATCTCTATTGAAATCAGAAAAAGGATCAAGCAAGGTTTTTATCGGATAGATCAGCCAATTCCTGATGAAATAACGCTTGCAAAAGAATTCGAATGCAGCCGGATGACAATGAAAAGAGGACTGGATATTCTTGTGGAGGAAGGGTTGCTTCTTAGAAAACGGGGGCATGGAACATTTATCGTCCAATCACCTGTAAATGACGAGAAAGTGAATGTCATCAGTGAAGAGACTCTCGGGTTGTCCAATGTGCTTCCGAACAGAAAAGTATCAAGCACGCTCATCGCCTTTGATGTACAATTTCCTGAAAAGGAAGTGGCCGATCAGCTTGCCATTAGCGAAGATACACCGGTTTATCATATTATCAGACTTAGAAATGTAGATAATGAGCCATATGTCATTGAGAAGACCTATATGCCAGTTGCGATTATTCCAGGAATAACAGAAAAAGTATTACAAGCATCCATCTATAATTACATACATGAAACACTAGAATTGAAGATTGGCGGTGCACATCGGAAAATCAGAGCAGACAAACCGAATGAACTGGACCAAATTCATTTAGGATGCCTGCCGGATGACCCGATTTTGGAGGTTGCACAGGTCGGCTATTTAAACAATGGGCTGCCTTTTGAATATTCTTTTTCCAGACATCGTTATGATAAATTCGTTTTCACGACAGTTACCATACGCAAATAA